A stretch of Branchiostoma lanceolatum isolate klBraLanc5 chromosome 14, klBraLanc5.hap2, whole genome shotgun sequence DNA encodes these proteins:
- the LOC136449135 gene encoding zinc finger protein 226-like translates to MASSSYGSPTEVLRRCGSPAEVLVGRHQSVMADRPEAEPLDISSCQAGFLQVPQLYFDQESGDEKRHISAEPNFVTGEKPDTPTVRGKGKVHKCEHCDYSAGNKSNLKRHMGTHMSSEEKPYKCDQCEFSTIQKVRLREHMAKHGEDKPYKCDKCDFSTAWKISLDRHMYVHTGEKRFQCEECGFGFAEKYRLYLHKKIHTKEKPYKCDQCDYTVIRKSNLIQHMAKHTGEKPFVCSECEYRTTNPVHLTRHMAVHTGERPYKCDQCDYSASRKDHLKRHMGTHMSAEEKPHKCDQCDFSTVEKVGLRVHMAKHEEEKPYKCDQCDYSTGRKYCLETHKAKHTGDKPYMCGECGYRTACKSALSYHMKTHFNTEDKPYVCNKCDYYSVRKVDLDIHMAKHSGVKPYMCKECGYTTVSKSHLSKHMRVHTGEKPYKCDQCDFSTAWRTSMMRHKEEHTGEKPFLCGVCGFRTTRSNLSRHMKTHTRDKPYKCDLCGYRARRKGGLASHMATHY, encoded by the coding sequence ATGGCATCGTCGAGTTACGGGTCTCCCACTGAAGTTCTGCGTAGGTGTGGGTCTCCCGCCGAAGTTCTGGTTGGCAGACATCAAAGTGTGATGGCAGACCGGCCTGAAGCAGAACCATTGGACATAAGCAGCTGTCAGGCTGGCTTTCTCCAAGTGCCACAACTTTATTTCGACCAGGAAAGCGGTGATGAGAAACGGCACATTTCTGCGGAGCCCAACTTTGTGACAGGGGAAAAGCCTGACACACCAACAGTTCGAGGGAAGGGGAAGGTGCACAAGTGTGAGCATTGTGACTATTCAGCAGGCAATAAAAGCAATCTGAAACGACACATGGGTACCCATATGTCATCAGaggagaaaccatacaaatgtgaccagtgtgagttttctaCTATTCAGAAAGTGCGTTTACGGGAACACATGGCCAAACATGGAGAAGacaaaccgtacaagtgtgataAGTGTGACTTCTCGACAGCTTGGAAGATAAGTCTAGATAGACACATGTACgtacacaccggtgagaaacgctttcagtgtgaggagtgcgggttCGGGTTTGCTGAGAAGTACAGGCTATAcctccacaagaaaatacacactaaagagaagccgtacaagtgtgaccagtgtgactacacGGTCATCAGGAAATCTAACTTGATacaacacatggctaaacacaccggtgagaaaccctttgtATGTTCCGAGTGTGAATACAGAACGACTAACCCCGTCCATCTTACCAGACATATGGCAGTGCATACTGGAGAAagaccttacaagtgtgatcagtgtgactattccgcaAGTCGTAAAGACCATCTGAAACGACACATGGGTACGCATATGTCAGCCGAGGAGAAACctcacaagtgtgaccagtgtgacttttctaCTGTTGAGAAAGTGGGCCTACGGGTACACATGGCCAAACATGAGGAagagaaaccgtacaagtgtgatcagtgtgattATTCCACAGGTCGGAAATACTGTTTGGAGACACACAAGGCAAAACATACTGGTGacaagccctacatgtgtggggagtgtgggtacaggacagcttgCAAGTCTGCTCTATCATATCATATGAAGACACATTTTAATACAGAAGACAAGCCGTACGTGTGTAACAAGTGTGACTACTACTCAGTCAGGAAAGTGGATTTGGACATACACATGGCGAAACATTCTGGCgtcaaaccctacatgtgtaagGAGTGTGGGTACACTACAGTTAGCAAGTCCCACCTCTCCAAGCATATGAGAGtacatacaggagagaagccgtacaagtgtgaccagtgtgacttcaGCACGGCCTGGAGAACTAGCATGATGCGGCACAAAGAAGAGCACACCGGCGAGAAACCCTTCCTGTGCGGGGTGTGTGGATTTCGCACCACCCGCTCCaacctatccagacatatgaaaaCACATACGAGAGacaaaccgtacaagtgtgacctgtgtggGTACCGTGCGCGTCGAAAAGGAGGTTTGGCAAGTCACATGGCTACTCACTATTGA
- the LOC136449137 gene encoding gastrula zinc finger protein XlCGF57.1-like, which produces MKTHTGEKPYACDLCDFRTAWKQNLDMHMAKHRGERPYICVECGYDTADKSNLAQHKKTHTDIKPYKCDQCDYCSGRKADLDTHKAKHTSEKPYVCGECGYKTGTKSHLTRHAKVHTGEKPYKCVFCDFCTARKGQLDIHIAKHTGKKPYKCGECRYRTADKAALSNYMKKHTGEKPHKCDQCDFSATRKGQLDIHKAKHTGEKPYSCGECGFRTADRSNLYRHAKVHSEEKPFKCDLCDYSGRRKYQLNRHVARHFPAKGKI; this is translated from the coding sequence ATGAAAACGCACACGGGAGAAAAGCCATACGCGTGTGACCTCTGTGACTTCCGCACGGCGTGGAAACAAAACTTGGACATGCACATGGCTAAGCACCGGGGGGAGAGGCCCTACATCTGTGTGGAGTGTGGGTACGACACAGCGGACAAGTCTAACCTCGCACAGCACAAGAAGACACATACTGATATAAAGCCGTAcaagtgcgaccagtgtgactactgcTCGGGTAGAAAGGCGGACTTGGATACACACAAGGCCAAACACACTAGTGAAAAACCCTAtgtgtgtggggagtgcgggtacaaaaCTGGCACCAAGTCGCACCTGACCAGACATGCAAAAGTCCATacgggagagaaaccctacaaatgtgtcTTTTGTGATTTCTGCACAGCAAGGAAAGGACAGTTGGATATACAcatagcaaaacacactggtaagaaaccctacaagtgtggggagtgcaggtacaggacagctgacaaggCTGCGCTATCAAATTATATGAAGAaacatacaggagagaagccccacaagtgtgaccagtgtgacttttctgCCACAAGGAAAGGACAGTTGGACATACACAAggctaaacacaccggtgaaaaaccctacagttgtggagagtgcgggttcaggacagctGACAGGTCCAACCTGTACCGACATGCAAAGGTCCACTCAGAAGAGAAGCCGTTTAAATGTGACTTGTGTGACTATTCAGGACGTCGTAAATACCAGCTCAACCGACATGTTGCCAGGCATTTCCCAGCGAAAGGGAAGATTTAA
- the LOC136448644 gene encoding zinc finger protein 761-like, with protein sequence MCGEGRHTGEKPYMSGKSKHNSDQPCGKDEHGSKEPYMCVEDENIGERPYMCEEDENTGEIPYMSGKSKHNSDQPCGKDEHGSKEPYMCGEDENTGERPYMCGEGGNTGKRPYMCGESEHTSEEPYMCGEGGNTREPYMSDGETYMCAKDEHTSREPYMCGEAGYTGERPYMCGVGGHNSEDPYMSEDGYMTMLYRDVKIKTEERMQHSNPCGAIEYQQLSMQTHTDIHASEKPFKCDQCNFSTAWKKSLNIHMARHTGENLYMCGECDYKTGNRYHLNRHVKKHTGEKPYKCDQCDFRTAWKRYLDVHISNHTGEKPYVCGDCGYRTADRSYFFQHEV encoded by the exons atgtgtggggagggcagacatactggtgagaaaccctacatgtctGGGAAGAGTAAACACAATAGTGATCAGCCTTGTGGGAAGGATGAACATGGTAGCAaggaaccctacatgtgtgtggAGGATGAAAACATAGGTGAgagaccctacatgtgtgaggaggaTGAAAACACAGGTGAGATACCCTACATGTCTGGGAAGAGTAAACACAATAGTGATCAGCCTTGTGGGAAGGATGAACATGGTAGCAaggaaccctacatgtgtggtgagGATGAAAATACAGGTGAgagaccctacatgtgtggggagggtGGAAACACAGGTAAgagaccctacatgtgtggggagagTGAACACACTAGCGaggaaccctacatgtgtggggaaggTGGAAATACTCGAGAACCCTACATGAGTGACGGGGAAACCTACATGTGTGCGAAGGATGAACATACATCCAGggaaccctacatgtgtggggaggcTGGATACACAGGTGAgagaccctacatgtgtggcgtGGGTGGACACAACAGTGAAGACCCCTACATGTCTGAGGATGGATACATGACTATGCTCTACAGAGATGTGAAGATTAAAACAGAAGAAAGGATGCAGCACAGTAACCCATGTGGAGCTATTGAATATCAGCAGTTAAgcatgcagactcacacagaTATACATGCATCAGAGAAGCcattcaaatgtgaccagtgcaacTTCAGCACAGCTTGGAAGAAAAGCTTGAACATACACATGGCTAGACACACCGGGGAGAATctctacatgtgtggggagtgcgacTACAAGACAGGGAACAGATACCACCTGAACAGACATGtgaagaaacacacaggagaaaagccatacaagtgtgaccagtgtgacttccGCACTGCGTGGAAACGATACCTGGATGTGCATATTTCTAaccacaccggtgagaagccctacgtGTGTGGGGattgtgggtacaggacagctgataGGTCCTACTTCTTCCAACAT GAAGTCTGA